The proteins below are encoded in one region of Rutidosis leptorrhynchoides isolate AG116_Rl617_1_P2 unplaced genomic scaffold, CSIRO_AGI_Rlap_v1 contig289, whole genome shotgun sequence:
- the LOC139882589 gene encoding LOW QUALITY PROTEIN: F-box protein At2g26850-like (The sequence of the model RefSeq protein was modified relative to this genomic sequence to represent the inferred CDS: inserted 2 bases in 2 codons; deleted 2 bases in 1 codon), whose amino-acid sequence MLLYLFFTCVPFLFFFNPLSLITLPQWTNSLSFLSLSFWKSLSSSAHFISSNIDFSFCSLSTRIPIPSRMSLKKRVLLSSKVEHFEENGQLSILDIPDLALECILERLPPSGLCSMAGVCSSLREKCTSDHLWEKHIKQKWXRVIGHAAYRGWHRHVKDSGNDDKPGKHSGLLRLISLVRTFSWIRSRIDDNNFSKQSSLPVDSIMGWYIALETGKFWFPAQVYNRENGHVGFMLSCYDAEVSYDSRTDTFQARYPPHGRRAIAVENCVPWERLRAPPVETSPHDLHISDCLNELKPGDHIEIQWRRNKEFPYGWWYGVVGHLESCDGNEHYCRCHNSDTVMLEFNQYTHGSRWRLMTIDRKEHREEGNEADGFYGGIRKLKSEXEISIWKRLWPTEVLE is encoded by the exons ATGCTACTTTACTTGTTCTTCACTTGTGTTCCATTCCTCTTCTTTTTCAATCCACTCTCTCTTATAACTCTCCCACAATGGACAAATAGTTTGAGCTTCTTGTCTCTCTCCTTCTggaaatcattatcatcatcagcTCATTTCATAAGCAGCAACATAGATTTTTCCTTTTGTAGCTTGAGTACTAGAATTCCAATTCCCTCTAGAATGTCTCTGAAGAAGAGA GTATTGTTATCTTCGAAAGTAGAACACTTTGAGGAGAATGGTCAGTTATCCATTCTAGACATACCTGATTTGGCCTTAGAATGTATTCTTGAGAGGCTGCCTCCTTCAGGATTGTGTAGCATGGCTGGTGTTTGTAgctctttaagagagaaatgtacTAGTGATCATTTATGGGAAAAGCATATAAAGCAGAAAT GTAGAGTTATTGGTCATGCTGCTTATAGAGGCTGGCATCGCCACGTTAAGGATTCTGGCAATGATGACAAACCAGGCAAGCACAGTGGGTTATTGAGACTGATCTCTCTAGTTCGAACATTTTCTTGGATTAGATCAAGGATTGATGATAATAACTTCAGCAAGCAGAGCTCTTTGCCGGTTGATTCAATCATGGGTTGGTATATTGCTCTTGAGACTGGCAAGTTTTGGTTCCCTGCCCAAGTCTATAACCGGGAG AATGGGCATGTTGGTTTCATGCTGTCATGTTATGATGCTGAGGTCAGTTATGACTCTCGAACCGATACTTTTCAGGCCAG GTATCCACCCCATGGAAGGAGAGCAATTGCTGTAGAAAACTGTGTGCCATGGGAAAGGCTAAGAGCACCACCTGTTGAAACTTCACCCCACGATCTTCATATCTCTGATTGTTTGAATGAGTTAAAACCTGGTGATCACATTGAGATCCAGTGGAGAAGAAACAAAGAATTCCCTTATG GTTGGTGGTATGGTGTTGTTGGTCACCTTGAATCATGTGATGGGAATGAACATTACTGTCGTTGTCATAATAGTG ACACGGTGATGTTGGAATTTAATCAGTACACCCATGGTTCACGATGGAGACTTATGACCATAGACAGGAAAGAACACAGAGAGGAAGGAAATGAGGCAGATGGTTTTTATGGCGGAATCAGAAAGCTTAAGAGTG GGGAGATTTCTATCTGGAAGAGACTTTGGCCAACTGAAGTCTTGGAATAA
- the LOC139882604 gene encoding B3 domain-containing protein At5g42700-like — MVASKSCSYEEFRRKRVEENKKRMEALNLPLLSLALRNSSPKTSLMKKVKPRNATVQKQVVEVRRSGRIANNPSPDYKEIVKIEPRTRSGRSTRDLSNRLYASDEARADAMERAEKLESELEPAGFPTLVKSMLQSHVSGGFWLGLSVNFCRTSLPKHDGYVTLVDEDGDESEANYLARKTGLSGGWKAFAVAHDLADGDAVVFQVIGPTRLKVFIYILLFLKSHDFANCHTSLVRKL; from the exons ATGGTAGCTTCAAAGTCATGTTCATACGAGGAGTTTCGCCGGAAGAGAGTGGAAGAGAACAAGAAGAGGATGGAAGCTCTTAATCTTCCATTACTCTCACTTGCTCTCCGTAACTCTTCCCCTAAGACATCTCTC ATGAAAAAGGTGAAGCCTCGTAATGCTACAGTTCAGAAACAAGTGGTGGAGGTCAGGAGGTCTGGTCGTATTGCGAATAACCCTTCACCCGATTATAAAGAAATCGTCAAAATTGAACCTAGAACTAGAAG TGGAAGATCAACAAGGGATTTGTCGAATCGGTTGTATGCATCCGATGAGGCTAGAGCGGATGCAATGGAGAGAGCAGAAAAGTTAGAGTCAGAATTGGAACCAGCTGGTTTCCCTACTCTTGTTAAATCAATGCTTCAATCTCATGTTTCTGGTGGATTTTGGCTG GGCCTTTCAGTCAATTTCTGTAGAACGAGCCTCCCAAAGCACGATGGCTATGTGACCTTggttgatgaagatggtgatgaatCCGAAGCTAATTATTTGGCCCGGAAAACCGGCCTTAGCGGCGGCTGGAAGGCTTTTGCGGTTGCTCATGATTTGGCAGATGGGGATGCTGTTGTTTTCCAAGTTATCGGACCAACCAGGCTTAAGGTATTTATTTATATACTGCTCTTTTTAAAAAGCCATGACTTTGCCAATTGTCATACTTCTTTGGTGAGGAAACTTTAG